The following are encoded together in the Candida orthopsilosis Co 90-125, chromosome 5 draft sequence genome:
- a CDS encoding Qri7 protein (S. cerevisiae homolog QRI7 has role genome maintenance and localizes to mitochondrion), translated as MPTAAYNYHMATIANMCRVFCSKHGISATSPPDLICVTRGPGMAGSLSSSTEFAKGLSVAWNVPLVGVHHMLGHLLTSFLPQHSQQDGQAQPPQFPFLSLLCSGGHTLLVLSKSISEHEIIINVSDIAVGDSLDKCARELGMYGNMLGRELETFINNIPQSEKDEFEAMNVDTRVNNKYKFRLTLPYQTPKNGKFNDGEIQFAFAQFLSNIQEYKKKFYTSDSETSEFDEKTKRMIAYKTQELIFDHIIDRINLSLKKHGLRRQADGKFIGVRDFVCSGGVAANKRLREKLFCELRFNEIGDEPFKFHFPDLSLCTDNAIMIGLAGMEIFEKLKLKTDLSFTPLRKWPLNELTTVDSWVKISEEEINKVCKY; from the coding sequence ATGCCCACGGCGGCTTACAATTATCACATGGCTACTATCGCCAACATGTGTCGTGTCTTTTGCTCGAAGCATGGAATCTCAGCTACTTCACCACCAGATTTAATTTGTGTTACACGAGGTCCCGGGATGGCGGGATCGCTTAGTAGCTCAACTGAATTTGCTAAAGGGTTGAGCGTTGCTTGGAATGTCCCCCTTGTTGGAGTACACCACATGTTGGGTCATTTATTAACTTCATTTCTCCCACAACATCTGCAACAAGATGGACAAGCTCAACCTCCAcaatttccatttttgaGTTTATTATGTAGTGGCGGCCATACTTTGCTTGTATTGCTGAAATCGATATCTGAACATGAAATAATTATCAATGTGAGCGATATAGCAGTGGGTGATTCATTAGATAAATGTGCACGAGAATTGGGAATGTATGGAAACATGTTGGGGAGAGAATTGGAAACCTTTATAAATAACATACCACAGTCTGAAAAGGACGAATTTGAAGCCATGAATGTTGATACGAGAGTCAATAACAAGTATAAATTTCGATTAACTTTGCCATATCAAACGCCGAAGAATGgtaaattcaatgatggTGAGATTCAATTTGCATTTGCTCAGTTTCTCAGTAATATTCAAGAGTATAAGAAGAAATTTTACACTTCAGATTCTGAGACGAGTgagtttgatgaaaagacTAAGAGAATGATTGCTTACAAGACACAAGAATTGATATTTGATCATATCATTGATCGgatcaatttatcattaaAGAAACATGGATTACGAAGACAGGCTGATGGGAAATTTATTGGAGTCAGGGATTTTGTATGTTCAGGAGGGGTGGCTGCAAACAAACGACTTCGTGAAAAGTTATTTTGTGAATTGAGatttaatgaaattggaGATGAACCATTCAAGTTTCATTTCCCTGATTTGTCACTATGCACTGATAATGCAATCATGATTGGATTAGCAGGAATggaaatatttgaaaaattgaaattgaagacTGATTTAAGCTTTACACCTTTGAGAAAATGGCCATTAAATGAATTAACGACTGTTGATTCTTGGGTCAAAATaagtgaagaagagatCAATAAAGTTTGTAAATATTAA
- a CDS encoding Nse4 protein (S. cerevisiae homolog NSE4 has role DNA repair and localizes to nucleus, Smc5-Smc6 complex) gives MSSVQTETSSVSKAKLTKQDHLNAYNKLRQRMKNQLKLAAKGEGSALSLSNIEELKRLYNALEKEKVRDTKIHLEDSEVFKEASDFAALNARNLRFGEGGIALDERDVLKRLRKYAATDSSILSDIVKEDQDGGDAYGEGNEDEDEELITDEYTFNKVNWLKLGVLYHQISKKPISVDFLNGPLANEKKRATNRTRNIDDTRGGRSTTARHVEASDVAQDEEKNTAYMVRLVYDKYLKKESKEEINFFKFFINPHSFAQSVENLFYTSFLIKDGRLKLYTGKSGVPCISRVSQKELEQIKLDSSNILSSHHIATFNYDVWQYFIQELDIKEAFLGHREGIEDQVPAEDFFEDFGDEELELNDHSNETDTTNSSTTTTPSFDE, from the coding sequence ATGTCCAGTGTCCAAACAGAGACTTCGCTGGTAAGCAAGGCGAAACTCACGAAACAAGATCATCTCAATGCATACAACAAATTGCGTCAACGCatgaaaaatcaacttAAGTTAGCAGCTAAAGGTGAAGGTTCGGCATTATCCCTAAGCAACATAGAGGAGTTAAAAAGGCTATATAACGCATTAGAGAAGGAGAAAGTGCGGGACACAAAGATTCATCTTGAAGATTCTGAAGTGTTTAAAGAAGCTTCTGATTTTGCTGCTTTAAATGCACGTAATTTGCGATTTGGCGAAGGGGGGATTGCTTTAGACGAAAGAGACGTTTTAAAAAGATTAAGGAAATATGCTGCTACTGATAGCTCAATTTTGAGTGACATTGTTAAAGAAGATCAAGATGGGGGTGATGCATACGGAGAAGGCAATGAagacgaagatgaagaacTCATTACTGATGAATACACATTTAATAAAGTCAACTGGCTAAAATTGGGTGTattatatcatcaaatcaGCAAGAAACCCATCCTGGTTGATTTTCTTAATGGACCTTTGGCtaatgaaaagaagagagCAACCAACAGGACGAGGAATATTGATGATACTAGAGGAGGTCGTTCAACTACCGCTAGACACGTTGAAGCTAGTGATGTAGCacaagatgaagagaaaaataCTGCATACATGGTGAGACTCGTTTACGACAAGTACCTCAAGAAGGAAAgtaaagaagaaattaatttcttcaagtTTTTCATCAATCCTCATTCATTTGCACAATCAGTGGAAAATTTATTCTACACTAGTTTCTTGATTAAAGATGgaagattgaaattgtataCGGGAAAACTGGGAGTTCCTTGTATATCACGAGTTAGTCAAAAAGAACTTGAGCAAATTAAATTAGATAGCTCAAATATACTATCTTCACATCATATTGCTACTTTTAATTATGATGTGTGGCAGTATTTCATTCAAGAGTTGGATATAAAAGAAGCGTTTTTGGGTCATAGAGAAGGAATTGAAGATCAGGTCCCAGCGGAGGATTTTTTTGAGGATTTTGGCGATGaggaattggaattgaatgatcATAGTAATGAAACTGATACGACTAATAGTAGCACTACCACAACACCAAGTTTTGATGAATAA
- a CDS encoding Mlh1 mismatch repair protein has translation MSQSHSRKIKKLDESVISKIAAGEIIIQPANALKEMLENSIDAKATNIEIVVKEGGLKLLQITDNGEGINKDDLPLLCERFATSKLTKFEDLESIATYGFRGEALSSISHISRLSVTTKTRESKLAYKAFYLDGKLCTSSFKSSLDGKVADPKPIAGRDGTQITVEDLFYNLPSRSRGLKSKSDEFAKILDIVGRYAIHTPHVGFSCKKYGDPLHQLITRANMSLKERIRTVYGSAVTNELVEIIIDPTSTEKGNADDKIKDFGFLKATGAITNANYNNKKKIQPIIFINHRLVSCDPLKRAINSVFQFFLPKGSYPFFYLSLEIKPENLDVNVHPTKREVRFLNEEEIIDIIVGKVHGTLANFDTSRKFQTQSIVSKRGFELDEEKIDELKGQSQPLKKYRQENKLVRTDAGQSKINPFLQAEYPTNQILNSLDNELIGGKQHQQLERKQSGEKNDNEQSVVADIAIIDEPNVSTTNINPSRHQVEVNLESISKLKNELSEFIDKSLTNVFSQAVFVGIIDPAKRLCCFQYDVKLYLCDYAAVLLEFYYQVSLHEFCNYGEIQFDEPIALVTILEPLYELKQDNELVPMNEVIDNVVKMREMFDEYFQIRIDKDNNLMTIPMIMQNIQPDFRKLPYFLYRLGTKINYENEKQCLHGILRQIALLYVPEPFEEDKNADGGGGVVKNQREHLQHELENVLFPEIKKQFLATKNLVRDVIQIADLPGLYKVFERC, from the coding sequence ATGTCACAATCACATTCGAGAAAGATCAAGAAGCTAGATGAGTCAGTAATTAGCAAAATAGCAGCTGGTGAAATCATAATCCAACCAGCTAATGCACTAAAAGAAATGTTGGAAAACTCAATCGATGCCAAAGCCACCAACATCGAAATCGTTGTCAAGGAAGGTGGACTCAAACTACTACAAATCACTGATAACGGAGAAGGGATTAATAAAGACGACTTGCCACTCTTGTGTGAGAGATTTGCCACTTCAAAACTcacaaaatttgaagatttagaACTGATTGCCACTTATGGATTCAGAGGTGAAGCTTTAAGTAGTATATCCCACATATCTCGATTATCAGTAACGACAAAGACGCGAGAGTCAAAATTGGCCTATAAAGCATTTTACTTGGATGGGAAACTATGTACATCGAGctttaaatcatcattagATGGCAAAGTAGCTGACCCCAAGCCAATCGCAGGTCGAGATGGCACACAAATCactgttgaagatttatttTATAATTTACCATCACGTTCCAGAGGTTTAAAATCTAAAAGTGATGAATTTGCCAAGATTTTGGATATTGTTGGAAGATATGCAATCCATACCCCACATGTTGGATTTAGTTGTAAGAAATATGGTGATCCTTTACATCAATTAATTACGAGGGCAAACATGTCATTGAAGGAAAGGATACGGACGGTTTATGGGTCAGCTGTTACTAATGAGTTGGTAGAAATCATCATAGATCCAACTTCCACTGAGAAAGGCAATGCCGACGACAAGATAAAGGATTTTGGTTTTCTCAAAGCAACGGGTGCTATAACTAATGCCAAttataataataaaaagaaaatccAACCAATTATATTCATTAACCATCGATTAGTTTCATGTGACCCATTAAAACGGGCAATTAATTCagttttccaatttttcctACCAAAAGGAAGCTATCCATTTTTTTACCTTAGTTTAGAAATTAAACCTGAGAATCTAGATGTCAATGTCCATCCGACTAAACGTGAAGTGAGATTTCtcaatgaagaagagattATAGATATTATTGTGGGTAAAGTACATGGTACATTGGCGAATTTTGACACTTcaagaaaatttcaaactcaaaGTATAGTTTCAAAACGAggatttgaattggatgaagaaaagatagatgaattgaaaggtCAGAGTCAGCCTTTGAAGAAGTATAGACAAGAGAATAAATTGGTGAGGACCGATGCTGGTCAGTCCAAGATTAACCCGTTTTTACAAGCTGAGTATCCTACTAATCAGATATTGAACAGTCTTGATAATGAATTAATTGGAGGGAAgcagcatcaacaactaGAGCGAAAACAACTGGGAGAGAAAAATGACAATGAGCAGTCTGTAGTGGCGGATATTGCTATCATTGATGAACCAAATGTTTCCACAACCAATATCAATCCAAGTCGACATCAAGTGGAAGTCAATCTTGAATCCATAagcaaattgaagaatgaaTTGTCGGAATTTATTGACAAGTCATTGACTAATGTGTTTAGTCAAGCAGTATTTGTTGGAATAATAGATCCAGCCAAACGtttgtgttgttttcaatatgATGTGAAATTATATTTATGTGATTATGCTGCAGTGTTGTTGGAATTTTATTATCAGGTTTCATTACatgaattttgcaattaCGGAGAAATACAATTCGATGAACCAATTGCTTTAGTGACCATATTGGAACCATTGTATGAACTAAAACAAGATAATGAACTTGTTCCCATGAATGAAGTAATCGATAACGTAGTGAAGATGAGAGAAATGTTTGATGagtattttcaaatcagaATCGATAAGGATAATAATCTCATGACAATACCCATGATTAtgcaaaatattcaacCTGACTTTAGAAAACTTCCCTACTTCTTGTATCGATTAGGAACAAAGATTAattatgaaaatgaaaaacaatGTTTACATGGAATATTGAGACAAATTGCATTATTATATGTTCCTGAACCATTTGAAGAAGACAAGAATGCAGATGGTGGCGGTGGTGTCGTAAAGAATCAACGTGAACATTTACAACATGAGTTGGAAAATGTATTATTCCCTGAAATTaagaaacaatttcttgcaacaaaaaatttagtTAGAGATGTGATCCAAATTGCTGATTTACCTGGTTTGtataaagtttttgaaaggTGTTGA
- a CDS encoding Tma22 protein (S. cerevisiae homolog TMA22 localizes to ribosome, cytoplasm): MSEIEPKRIIYCGVCSYPPEFCEFGISLAKCQQWLQSNHSEIYAKLYPNSPSETTTSDNGDPVSTIAAATSSLSIDQNNKIQQDLAKKQHREEIKQQKELAKKLSSKITIKRIERNKRKHIISISGLEVFNIDSKKLAKTFASKFATGASVTKNAEKMDEILVQGDVSDEAKLYIEGLLKDQGLEDVKVEQVDDKKKIKKAAAAAAAGGDKGGK, from the coding sequence atgtCAGAAATAGAACCAAAGAGAATAATATACTGCGGTGTGTGTTCGTATCCACCCGAATTCTGTGAATTTGGCATATCTTTAGCCAAATGCCAACAATGGCTCCAATCCAATCATTCGGAAATCTACGCCAAACTCTACCCCAACTCCCCATcagaaacaacaacctcAGACAACGGTGACCCAGTTTCTACAATAGCTGCCGCTACATCATCTCTCTCTATTgaccaaaacaacaaaattcaacaagatttaGCCAAGAAGCAGCATCGTGAAGAgattaaacaacaaaaagaacTTGCTAAGAAACTAAGCTCGAAAATCACCATTAAGcgaattgaaagaaataAGAGAAAGCATATCATAAGTATTTCTGGATTAgaagttttcaatattgactcaaagaaattggcaaaGACATTTGCATCGAAATTTGCTACAGGGGCCAGTGTGACAAAGAACGCGGAAAAAatggatgaaattttggtcCAGGGTGATGTTAGTGATGAGGCGAAGTTGTATATTGAAGGATTGTTGAAAGACCAAGGCTTGGAAGATGTTAAGGTTGAGcaagttgatgataagaagaagattAAGAAggctgctgctgctgctgccgCAGGAGGAGATAAAGGTGGTAAGTAA
- a CDS encoding Zcf21 protein (predicted zinc-finger protein) has product MDVYQKALKNPDPPKKPGSHSKTPSVDSEHKVSFVPGVPSISQLHQEPRLSQPTQPLPALVSSQQHFAAVTSSFPIQQPAFPPSSQFVSQIIPSQYTQQQPLQIPNQGNMSLNHTQTPNSSVTKIHQTRSPVLPNTREQRQQQEQGQEQQYAQLKQEFFSSKRKRNSRRKHRNSHLGCGTCKKRRIKCDETLPSCLNCIKGKLHCAYLNLDNQARNALRLAQYNQSMRQERLEGGKTADAQQQQQQSVSVGASLAQQQAQNGPVLASVGNAPAPHPTIMANNGGFIPMQQQMGQGASLPSTAVMQSPYGPISLVPVLTNTGAVVYAPTSAFPGPVPVSQQPTPVPQMPILTNTSQQSLSQPSLPLPQQQTPSSIRARAPSILSASSMGQESQTTLSVSPTQRQSHQKLPSLTPIMSTAANAATLASQNIQIKPQHQEQPSSNAEIKLPPLAPISVPSISVSKSNSTSVSPSLKSDSESVQASRSAPVLSPISMTNVGAKEDKPTLPASQPEKSPALPSISHITQQPSMNSIPTSPDLKQQQKEEQKEEQKEEQHRREERDRVYSRSEVNTASHSRSRSRSPTRSRSRTASPQSITSNVAATIVDAPSSHLIPKSGSVSNFGSLSIKEEDSKNGELKLPKTGVDSAVVAATNSTNGSKEEKVSISKLIT; this is encoded by the coding sequence ATGGATGTGTATCAAAAAGCATTAAAGAATCCTGATCCACCGAAAAAGCCAGGCTCGCATTCAAAAACACCGCTGGTAGACAGCGAACATAAGGTTTCGTTTGTTCCCGGGGTGCCAAGCATCAGTCAGTTGCACCAGGAGCCTAGGCTACTGCAACCGACACAACCATTGCCAGCACTAGTACTGCTGCAGCAACATTTTGCTGCCGTTACATCGTCATTCCCTATCCAACAACCAGCGTTTCCACCCCTGCTGCAATTTGTATCCCAGATTATACCGTCACAATAtacacaacaacaaccgcTTCAAATACCCAATCAGGGGAATATGTCGTTGAATCACACACAAACTCCGAACAGCTCAGTCACTAAGATACACCAAACTAGATCGCCTGTGTTGCCAAACACACGTGAGCAGCGACAACAGCAAGAACAAGGACAAGAGCAACAATATGCTCAATTAAAGCAAGAATTTTTCTCCTCtaaaagaaagaggaaTTCACGCCGAAAGCATCGTAATTCACATCTTGGTTGTGGTACTTGTAAAAAGAGAAGGATTAAATGTGATGAGACATTACCATCATGCCTCAACTGCATAAAAGGAAAACTTCATTGTGCTTATTTGAACCTCGACAACCAGGCAAGAAATGCATTAAGGTTAGCTCAATATAATCAAAGCATGAGACAAGAGAGATTGGAGGGAGGCAAAACTGCTGAtgcacaacaacaacagcaacagctGGTTTCCGTTGGTGCTCTGCTtgctcaacaacaagcacaaaATGGTCCAGTTCTTGCATCGGTAGGGAATGCGCCAGCACCACATCCAACAATAATGGCTAATAATGGTGGATTCATCCcaatgcaacaacaaatggGACAAGGCGCATCTTTGCCTTCTACGGCTGTGATGCAATCGCCTTATGGTCCAATATCGTTGGTTCCTGTGTTGACTAACACTGGTGCAGTTGTATATGCGCCGACATCCGCTTTTCCTGGTCCAGTTCCAGTTTCTCAGCAACCTACACCAGTCCCGCAAATGCCAATATTGACGAACACATCACAACAACTGTTATCACAACCTAGTCTTCCTttaccacaacaacaaacaccaAGTTCAATACGAGCAAGAGCGCCATCGATTTTGTCAGCATCATCCATGGGGCAGGAGTCACAGACAACATTATCGGTATCGCCAACACAACGACAACTGCATCAAAAATTACCATCCCTAACGCCAATAATGTCAACTGCTGCAAATGCTGCAACGTTGGCCTCACAAAATatacaaatcaaaccaCAACATCAAGAACAACCGTCTTCCAATGCTGAAATAAAGTTGCCACCACTTGCCCCTATTTCAGTTCCTAGCATTAGTGTATCTAAATCGAATTCAACATCAGTCTCACCTTCGCTCAAGTCAGATTCTGAGTCTGTACAAGCACTGAGGTCAGCACCAGTTTTGTCACCAATCTCAATGACCAATGTTGGTGCCAAAGAGGATAAACCAACATTGCCAGCATCTCAACCCGAAAAATCACCTGCTCTTCCTAGTATATCACATATCACACAACAACCGTCAATGAATTCCATTCCAACAAGTCCagatttgaaacaacaacagaaagAGGAACAGAAAGAGGAACAGAAAGAGGAACAGCACCGTCGAGAAGAACGTGATCGTGTTTACTCACGTTCCGAGGTAAATACTGCATCACACTCTAGATCAAGATCTCGCTCACCAACACGATCACGATCAAGAACAGCGAGTCCACAATCGATTACATCTAATGTAGCAGCCACTATTGTTGACGCTCCGTCATCGCATTTGATTCCTAAGCTGGGATCAGTATCGAATTTCGGCTCATTGAGtatcaaagaagaagatagTAAAAAtggtgaattgaaattgccGAAAACTGGAGTCGATAGTGCTGTTGTAGCTGCCACCAACTCTACTAATGGATCTAAAGAAGAGAAGGTATCAATCTCAAAATTAATCACATAA